A region from the Spea bombifrons isolate aSpeBom1 chromosome 7, aSpeBom1.2.pri, whole genome shotgun sequence genome encodes:
- the LOC128501597 gene encoding gap junction gamma-1 protein-like codes for MSWSFLTRLLEEINNHSTFVGKVWLTVLIIFRIVLTAVGGESIYYDEQSKFVCNTQQPGCENVCYDAFAPLSHVRFWIFQIILITTPSIMYLGFAMHRIARRPEELRRRRMKSVKKRAPVVHRGARRDYEEAEDNGEEDPMICEEVEQEKDAEDGDNKKHDGRRRIKNDGLMKVYVLQLLFRSALEVGFLMGQYILYGFEVIPSYVCTRSPCPHTVDCFVSRPTEKTIFLLIMYAVSALCLLLNLCELFHLGVGGICDSLREKNEETGKPELPKKSPSAPPNYHSVLKKGKVPNGKLYSDGDASEAYELPSMHSGLHELDRLRQHLKLAQEHLDLAFQMNPASDTAHVSRSSSPEANSIAAEQNRLNFAQEKGVGSHEKSGL; via the coding sequence ATGAGCTGGAGTTTTTTAACCCGTCTCCTCGAGGAGATCAACAACCACTCTACCTTTGTCGGGAAGGTATGGTTGACGGTCCTCATCATCTTCCGGATTGTCCTGACGGCGGTCGGCGGGGAGTCCATATACTACGATGAGCAGAGCAAGTTCGTGTGTAACACGCAGCAGCCTGGGTGCGAGAACGTGTGCTACGACGCCTTCGCGCCGCTCTCTCACGTCCGATTCTGGATCTTCCAGATCATTCTCATCACCACCCCGTCCATCATGTACTTGGGTTTCGCCATGCACCGGATTGCCCGGCGTCCCGAGGAGCTTCGGCGGCGCCGGATGAAAAGCGTCAAGAAAAGGGCTCCTGTGGTACACCGGGGGGCTAGGAGGGATTACGAGGAAGCGGAGGATAACGGCGAGGAGGACCCCATGATCTGCGAAGAGGTGGAGCAAGAGAAAGACGCGGAGGACGGAGACAACAAGAAGCACGACGGGAGGCGCCGCATCAAAAACGATGGCCTGATGAAGGTCTACGTGCTGCAGTTGCTCTTCCGCTCGGCTCTGGAGGTCGGCTTTCTCATGGGACAGTATATTCTGTATGGGTTTGAGGTCATCCCGTCCTATGTGTGCACGCGCAGCCCTTGCCCGCACACCGTAGACTGCTTCGTGTCCCGTCCGACGGAGAAGACCATCTTCCTCCTCATCATGTACGCGGTCAGCGCGCTCTGCCTCCTGTTGAATCTGTGTGAGCTCTTCCATCTTGGGGTCGGTGGCATCTGCGACTCGCTCCGAGAAAAGAACGAGGAGACGGGGAAGCCAGAACTGCCCAAGAAGTCCCCCAGCGCGCCGCCCAACTACCACTCCGTGCTAAAGAAAGGGAAGGTGCCAAACGGGAAACTCTACTCCGACGGCGACGCTTCAGAAGCCTACGAGTTGCCGTCCATGCATTCTGGCCTCCATGAGCTGGACCGGCTACGGCAGCATCTCAAGCTGGCTCAGGAACACCTTGACCTGGCCTTCCAGATGAACCCAGCCTCTGACACTGCCCATGTGTCCCGGAGCAGCAGTCCCGAGGCCAACAGCATCGCGGCGGAACAAAACCGGCTGAACTTTGCGCAGGAGAAAGGAGTCGGAAGCCACGAGAAATCCG